The proteins below come from a single Nitrosospira sp. Is2 genomic window:
- a CDS encoding glycoside hydrolase family 57 protein encodes MQQLHFVLLWHMHQPDYRNYETGEFMLPWVYLHAIKDYSDMAAHLEAHPSIKAVVNFVPVLLDQLEDYAAQFASGKLRDPLLRVLAAPDLDKISTEDRLRTFDSCFRSNHSTMMQPYPAYKRLHEMHETLRQRGEAELGYLSGQYLADLLVWYHLAWTGESVRRGNETVVRLMTQGRCFSYADRLQLLEVIGELIQGLIPRYRKLAESGQIELSTTPHYHPLAPLLIDFSSALDSMPNANLPAESNYPGGRSRVAWHLSSATEAHTRRFGIKPSGVWPAEGAVSGPLLEILAEQHCHWTASGEGVLANSLRKSFPAAPLPERSRYLYRPYKVNGRADSVTCFFRDERLSDMIGFEYSKWFGRDAAEHLVHSLEDIARNAPPGECPVVSIILDGENAWEYYPYNGYYFLNDLYEILENHESIRVTTYRDYISSLHPAEVTTLPVLAAGSWVYGTFSTWIGDPDKNRAWDLLCAAKHSYDLVMQSGRLTDEEKQKAERQLASCESSDWFWWLGDYNSPYVVASFDRLFRDNLANLYGLLRLPVPESVYEPISQGGGETSELGGAMRRAS; translated from the coding sequence ATGCAACAATTACATTTTGTCTTGCTTTGGCACATGCACCAGCCGGATTACCGTAATTACGAGACCGGCGAATTCATGTTGCCTTGGGTTTACTTGCACGCCATCAAGGATTACAGCGATATGGCGGCCCATCTGGAAGCCCACCCGTCGATTAAGGCGGTAGTTAATTTCGTGCCCGTGCTCCTGGATCAATTGGAGGATTACGCCGCGCAGTTCGCCTCCGGGAAGTTGCGGGATCCGCTCCTGCGTGTACTCGCTGCCCCGGATCTTGACAAGATTTCTACTGAGGATCGTCTGCGGACGTTTGATAGTTGCTTTCGCAGCAATCACTCAACCATGATGCAACCGTATCCCGCATACAAGCGGTTGCATGAGATGCATGAAACGCTGCGGCAACGTGGCGAGGCAGAGTTGGGCTATCTCTCCGGGCAGTATCTTGCGGACTTGCTCGTTTGGTATCACCTGGCATGGACGGGTGAGAGCGTGCGCCGAGGCAATGAGACGGTGGTACGGTTAATGACGCAAGGCAGGTGTTTCAGTTATGCGGACCGGCTTCAGTTACTCGAGGTGATCGGAGAGCTGATTCAGGGATTGATCCCTCGCTATCGCAAGCTCGCCGAGTCGGGGCAGATCGAATTGTCCACTACTCCGCATTACCATCCGCTAGCCCCATTACTAATCGACTTTTCTTCCGCGCTTGACAGCATGCCCAATGCCAATTTACCGGCGGAAAGCAATTACCCGGGTGGTCGCAGCCGTGTTGCATGGCACTTGTCGTCTGCCACCGAAGCTCACACGCGGCGTTTTGGTATAAAGCCCAGCGGTGTATGGCCGGCTGAGGGTGCGGTATCAGGGCCACTATTGGAAATTCTGGCTGAGCAACACTGCCACTGGACTGCAAGCGGCGAAGGCGTGCTCGCCAACAGTCTGCGAAAATCATTTCCCGCCGCGCCCTTGCCTGAAAGGAGTCGCTACCTATACCGCCCATATAAGGTTAATGGCCGCGCCGATAGCGTTACCTGTTTTTTCCGCGACGAGAGACTTTCAGACATGATCGGCTTCGAGTATTCAAAATGGTTCGGGCGCGACGCGGCTGAGCATCTGGTCCATTCGCTCGAAGATATCGCCCGTAATGCGCCCCCTGGGGAGTGCCCAGTGGTCAGCATCATTCTTGATGGCGAAAATGCGTGGGAATATTATCCCTACAACGGATATTACTTTCTCAATGATCTCTATGAGATTCTGGAGAACCATGAATCGATCCGGGTCACTACTTACCGAGACTATATTTCGTCATTGCATCCCGCAGAAGTTACGACTCTCCCGGTGCTGGCCGCGGGCAGCTGGGTTTACGGCACATTCTCCACCTGGATCGGCGACCCGGACAAAAATCGCGCGTGGGATTTGCTCTGTGCCGCCAAGCATAGCTATGACCTGGTGATGCAAAGCGGACGCCTGACTGACGAGGAGAAGCAGAAGGCGGAACGACAACTCGCCTCCTGCGAAAGTTCTGACTGGTTCTGGTGGCTGGGCGATTATAACTCTCCCTATGTGGTGGCGAGCTTCGACCGTTTGTTCCGCGATAACCTTGCCAATCTGTACGGGCTGCTTCGACTTCCGGTGCCCGAATCCGTATATGAACCGATCAGCCAGGGCGGTGGGGAGACGTCAGAGTTGGGAGGCGCCATGAGACGGGCTTCCTGA
- a CDS encoding UvrD-helicase domain-containing protein, with product MSRELPMSGNADANAPNLDPPDLDERLRVLDTAQSFIVQAPAGSGKTGLLIQRYLSLLACVNEPEEIVAITFTRKAAAEMRERLMRALIQAAGAPHPGKIAETRHEGTTRELASAALHRDILAGWHILDNPARLRIQTFDSLCASLTRQMPILSGFGSQPETVEDASDLYREAARSTIRLVEGGDDVARDVERLLEHLDNDVERLETLLIGMLAQRDHWLRHIHSKDRDELEAALRNTRYEALKRLCGLYPAAARDELIALIRYAASNLSAIGSDSAIVAYEQCGDPTGFPGNDEQDVRCWEAIATLLLTKDGGWRKQFTEREGFPPEPKARKIMATSWKERARALGSLLAENDSGSLCEALKDILQLPPSTYTDAQWDILQSITRLLPRAVAQLKLVFQSLNQVDFTEVAQGALRALGDLHMPTDLALALDYRIRHLLIDEFQDTSISQYELLEKLTSGWEPDDGRSMLAVGDPMQSIYRFREAEVGLFLRARAAGIGNVTLQPVTLSANFRSQRGIVDWVNATFSQVMPRRENITIGAVSYTESVATNRLLSGSAVSLHPFINDDRAAEASRVVEIAAQARDHSATTTAILVRNRSHLVDIILLLKEAGLRFRAIEIEGLGRRPVVQDLLALTRALAHPADRAAWLALLRAPWCGLLLADIHALVSWNAALTVECNDVPQEGDESAPERNLEAGNGTVWEWLSDDARVASISADGYQRLLRTREVLQACMENRCRQSLRSTVEAAWLALGGPAAIEDPTDFEDAAIYLDYLEKQEEAGSILSLAALEEGLERLFALPDVKADDRLQIMTIHKAKGLEFDWVIVPGLGRSPRSNDKKLFMWMETVRSISAVGNANRSNDLLLAPIQETGAAEDRTYLWLEKLEREKERLEDERLLYVAATRARQRLHLLGSTNATSGKDGGLELKPPPTRALLSRIWALVESDYAQAAAQAMSSSSLFRSSGGSVAGNAVDQSLRRFVSGWVLPPPPPPVLWLARPQAAPAQGSIEYSWAGEAARLIGNVVHRWLQRIATEGIEKWDVARIRVLRDTFKGQLVACGMVNHGSDMDTAIERVMMALTHAVTDPRGRWLLGAQQGAHSELRMTAISGEEYFDHVIDRTFHDINGQRWVVDYKTSSHEGADVEDFLNREQERYRFQLDRYANLMRLLDGQPVRRGLYFPLLKGWREWGDDV from the coding sequence GTGAGTCGCGAATTGCCCATGTCCGGAAATGCAGATGCAAACGCGCCAAACCTCGATCCGCCGGACCTGGACGAACGTCTCCGTGTCCTCGATACTGCCCAGTCTTTTATTGTTCAGGCGCCCGCCGGTTCGGGAAAGACCGGGCTTTTGATTCAGCGCTATCTCAGCCTGCTTGCATGCGTCAATGAACCTGAGGAAATTGTTGCGATTACATTCACGCGCAAGGCTGCTGCGGAGATGCGCGAGCGCCTGATGAGGGCGCTTATTCAGGCGGCCGGCGCCCCCCACCCGGGCAAAATTGCTGAAACCCGACATGAAGGAACCACGCGGGAATTGGCAAGCGCGGCTCTTCATCGCGACATTCTGGCTGGCTGGCATATTCTCGATAACCCTGCTCGACTGCGTATTCAGACGTTCGATTCATTGTGCGCCTCGCTGACACGTCAAATGCCCATACTGTCCGGATTCGGCTCGCAACCAGAAACCGTGGAGGACGCGTCCGACCTTTACCGCGAGGCTGCACGTTCGACTATACGTCTTGTCGAGGGCGGGGACGACGTGGCGCGGGATGTCGAACGCTTGCTCGAGCATCTCGATAACGACGTCGAGCGTCTCGAAACACTCCTCATCGGAATGCTGGCCCAACGCGACCACTGGCTGCGCCATATTCATAGCAAGGATCGGGATGAGTTGGAAGCGGCGTTGAGGAATACGCGATACGAAGCGCTCAAGCGCTTGTGCGGGCTATATCCTGCCGCGGCCCGGGATGAACTGATCGCGCTGATACGGTATGCGGCGAGTAACCTCAGCGCCATCGGCAGCGATTCGGCCATCGTTGCGTATGAGCAATGCGGCGACCCGACGGGATTTCCCGGCAATGACGAGCAGGATGTTCGCTGCTGGGAGGCCATTGCCACCCTGTTGCTTACAAAAGATGGGGGCTGGCGCAAGCAGTTTACCGAGAGGGAGGGCTTTCCCCCAGAGCCCAAGGCCAGGAAAATTATGGCTACGTCCTGGAAGGAGCGGGCGCGGGCGCTGGGTTCGCTGTTGGCGGAAAATGATAGTGGTTCGCTGTGCGAGGCGCTAAAGGACATTCTCCAGCTGCCTCCGTCCACTTACACGGACGCGCAGTGGGACATCCTCCAATCGATCACGCGGCTCTTGCCACGGGCAGTTGCGCAGCTCAAGCTCGTGTTTCAATCTCTTAACCAGGTGGACTTTACCGAAGTGGCGCAAGGCGCGCTACGAGCGCTCGGCGATCTACACATGCCGACCGATCTTGCGCTTGCGCTCGATTATCGCATTCGACACTTACTGATAGATGAGTTCCAGGATACCTCGATCAGCCAATATGAGTTGCTCGAAAAGCTCACTTCCGGATGGGAGCCAGATGATGGCCGCAGCATGCTGGCGGTAGGAGACCCCATGCAATCCATCTATCGTTTTCGCGAGGCTGAGGTCGGTTTGTTTCTTCGCGCCCGTGCGGCGGGAATTGGAAATGTCACGTTGCAGCCGGTCACTCTTTCCGCCAATTTTCGGTCCCAACGAGGGATAGTGGATTGGGTGAACGCCACCTTCTCTCAGGTAATGCCAAGGCGAGAGAATATAACTATCGGGGCGGTATCCTACACGGAATCCGTTGCAACGAACCGCCTGCTATCGGGTTCTGCGGTCAGCTTACACCCTTTTATTAATGATGACCGCGCTGCCGAGGCGAGCAGAGTGGTGGAGATTGCCGCGCAAGCTCGTGATCATTCCGCCACAACCACGGCAATTCTCGTGCGCAACCGCAGTCATCTTGTCGACATCATACTTCTGCTTAAAGAAGCCGGCTTGCGTTTTCGCGCAATTGAAATCGAGGGGTTGGGTCGCAGGCCGGTGGTTCAGGATCTGCTGGCGCTGACGCGGGCATTGGCGCATCCAGCGGACCGTGCAGCTTGGCTGGCATTGCTGCGAGCCCCATGGTGCGGCCTCCTGCTGGCGGATATTCATGCGCTCGTTTCCTGGAATGCCGCCTTGACTGTTGAGTGCAACGATGTGCCCCAAGAGGGAGACGAAAGCGCGCCAGAAAGAAACCTGGAGGCAGGCAATGGAACGGTATGGGAATGGCTTTCCGATGACGCTCGGGTTGCCTCAATCTCTGCCGATGGGTATCAGCGGCTGCTGAGGACGCGCGAGGTGCTCCAAGCATGCATGGAGAATCGCTGCCGCCAATCGTTACGTTCGACTGTTGAAGCGGCGTGGCTTGCGCTGGGGGGGCCTGCAGCTATTGAAGATCCGACCGATTTTGAAGACGCGGCCATTTATCTCGATTATCTCGAAAAACAAGAGGAGGCCGGCAGTATTCTTAGCCTGGCCGCGCTGGAGGAAGGGCTCGAGCGGCTGTTTGCCTTGCCGGACGTAAAAGCGGATGACAGGCTGCAGATCATGACCATCCATAAGGCGAAGGGACTTGAGTTTGATTGGGTAATCGTACCCGGGCTGGGCCGATCACCGCGCAGTAACGATAAGAAACTCTTCATGTGGATGGAAACGGTACGGTCGATTTCGGCGGTGGGTAATGCAAATCGCAGTAACGATCTGCTGCTGGCGCCGATCCAGGAAACGGGAGCGGCCGAAGATCGCACGTATTTGTGGCTGGAAAAACTTGAACGCGAAAAAGAGCGCCTGGAAGATGAACGGTTGCTCTACGTCGCCGCGACTCGCGCGAGGCAGCGTCTGCATCTGCTTGGCAGTACCAATGCCACCTCGGGAAAAGACGGAGGGCTGGAGCTAAAGCCGCCTCCCACTCGGGCCTTGTTAAGCAGGATTTGGGCATTGGTAGAGTCGGACTATGCGCAAGCCGCGGCGCAGGCGATGTCCTCAAGCTCATTGTTTAGGAGCAGTGGCGGGTCGGTCGCGGGAAATGCGGTCGATCAATCATTGCGGCGCTTTGTGTCAGGTTGGGTATTACCGCCTCCGCCGCCGCCGGTACTATGGCTGGCCCGGCCGCAAGCCGCGCCGGCGCAGGGCAGCATCGAATATTCCTGGGCGGGAGAAGCTGCGCGCCTTATCGGCAACGTCGTGCACCGCTGGCTACAACGTATCGCAACCGAAGGCATTGAAAAATGGGATGTGGCGCGCATCCGGGTTTTGCGAGATACTTTCAAAGGTCAGTTGGTCGCCTGCGGCATGGTCAACCATGGAAGCGATATGGATACGGCTATCGAACGTGTGATGATGGCGCTCACCCACGCAGTGACTGATCCTCGCGGCCGATGGCTGCTCGGGGCGCAGCAGGGTGCCCACAGTGAGTTGCGTATGACTGCGATTTCCGGCGAGGAGTATTTTGATCATGTCATCGACCGTACTTTTCACGATATAAATGGACAACGCTGGGTCGTGGACTACAAGACCAGCAGTCACGAAGGGGCCGACGTCGAGGATTTTCTCAATCGCGAGCAAGAGCGCTATCGGTTTCAGCTCGATCGTTACGCGAACCTTATGCGCCTGCTCGACGGCCAGCCGGTAAGGCGTGGTTTGTACTTTCCGTTACTGAAGGGATGGCGGGAATGGGGCGATGACGTGTGA
- a CDS encoding PD-(D/E)XK nuclease family protein: protein MCSILNFPKVPPTDVFAHLAAGLKAGVTVITPNRRLAIALKREFDGFQAAKGISVWDSADILPISAFMLRIYEDALYSDQGNFVPTLLTPAQQQVLWENVISNSDEGAALLSVAETARLACEAWDAAHEWQLISRLRNFPHNEDGKAFQKWSERYVKVTGGRRQIDHAQLGDLVTGLCANTDVSKPKRLICYGFDIVAPQQARLLAGLAEAGCEVVLSRPEPQLQLQNPDLRRMESADRNDEVYHAAVWARARVEANGSARVAIVVPAFSEYRSIIMRVFRSVMDPDVRRSLPGVSRPTLPFNASLGQTLLSYPLVSAAFLILELGGGEIEFERASLLLRSPFLGGGETEMGSRARLDTRLRKRSEPSLTLEALLTLLELEDAHKHCPILGQNLSAYAQFRKAYLSGSQAPSQLARAISEALRMAGFPGERELDSAEYQTLKKWQEVLANFASLDLVLSRTSYRAGISRLRRMTSETMFQPETPDVPIQVLGVLEAAGMAFDHLWVMGLSAEFWPPQPRPNPFLPVELQRAAELPQGSAVASLALASRLTNAWFLSANEVVLSHPRHVGGSDARDTPPSPLVADIAIGELVLPDYPDYGRLIHHARRLECIEDHTAPALDQSQSGIGVAGGMAVIKDYATCPFRALALHRFGVERIRAPCAGLNAMERGTLVHHILAQVWGQLKTKSGLDSISEKDLESILMHAATEAVARIQRQRPGLLSGRFAEIEQRRLLRLALGWLEEDKKRSGFAVIAIEEKRRVQIGELSLTTRLDRVDELDDGRRIIIDYKTNAPSVATMLGERPEEPQLPLYLVTAEPEAVAVAFAQVKAGDMCFTAVARDSDLLPRGKALGESRYRERYSSWEDLVAAWRTNLDRIAAGFVSGRAEIEPRKYPDTCRNCDARPVCRVYERMESGIADEGDKK from the coding sequence GTGTGTTCCATTCTGAATTTTCCAAAAGTCCCCCCTACCGACGTTTTTGCGCACCTTGCCGCCGGCTTGAAAGCCGGCGTTACGGTCATTACCCCCAATCGACGACTCGCGATAGCGCTTAAGCGCGAGTTTGACGGGTTCCAGGCTGCAAAAGGGATATCCGTCTGGGATTCCGCTGACATCCTCCCGATCTCCGCCTTCATGCTCCGCATCTATGAGGATGCGCTTTACTCCGATCAAGGAAATTTCGTCCCGACGCTCCTGACACCTGCCCAGCAGCAAGTGCTATGGGAGAACGTCATCTCAAATTCGGATGAGGGCGCGGCGTTGCTGTCGGTCGCAGAAACCGCGCGACTTGCTTGCGAGGCATGGGACGCTGCGCATGAGTGGCAGCTTATTTCCAGGCTTCGGAACTTCCCGCACAACGAAGACGGCAAGGCCTTTCAGAAGTGGTCCGAGCGCTATGTAAAGGTTACCGGTGGTAGGCGACAAATAGACCATGCGCAGCTTGGCGATCTAGTCACAGGCTTGTGTGCGAACACAGATGTCAGCAAGCCCAAACGTTTGATCTGCTATGGATTTGATATCGTTGCGCCACAACAGGCGCGGCTGTTGGCCGGTCTGGCCGAGGCCGGTTGTGAAGTGGTGCTGTCACGACCTGAACCTCAGCTACAGTTGCAAAACCCCGATTTGCGACGCATGGAAAGTGCAGATCGCAACGACGAGGTTTATCACGCAGCGGTATGGGCGCGCGCACGCGTCGAGGCCAATGGCTCTGCCCGCGTCGCAATTGTGGTCCCCGCTTTCTCTGAATATAGAAGCATCATCATGCGCGTCTTCAGGTCCGTAATGGACCCCGATGTACGCCGATCCCTGCCTGGGGTCTCGAGGCCAACGTTACCGTTCAACGCATCGCTCGGTCAAACCCTTCTCTCCTATCCGCTCGTCAGTGCTGCATTCCTGATACTCGAACTTGGCGGAGGCGAAATTGAATTCGAACGGGCAAGTCTGCTGCTCAGATCGCCGTTCCTGGGTGGCGGGGAGACTGAAATGGGTTCTCGCGCCCGACTCGATACGCGCCTGCGCAAACGTTCCGAGCCCTCCCTTACGCTTGAAGCACTGCTCACCCTGCTTGAACTGGAGGATGCGCATAAACATTGCCCGATACTGGGGCAGAATTTATCAGCCTATGCACAGTTCCGTAAAGCATATCTTTCAGGCTCCCAGGCACCTTCCCAACTCGCCAGGGCGATTTCGGAAGCGCTACGGATGGCGGGATTTCCCGGCGAACGCGAACTCGATTCCGCTGAATATCAGACGTTGAAAAAATGGCAGGAAGTGCTGGCAAACTTCGCCAGCCTCGACCTGGTATTGTCTCGCACCAGCTACAGGGCAGGGATATCTCGCCTGCGTCGCATGACAAGCGAGACAATGTTCCAGCCCGAGACGCCCGATGTCCCTATCCAGGTACTTGGCGTTCTGGAAGCTGCCGGGATGGCCTTCGACCATCTCTGGGTCATGGGTTTATCGGCTGAATTCTGGCCGCCACAACCACGTCCGAACCCGTTTCTCCCCGTCGAATTACAACGTGCTGCCGAGTTACCGCAAGGTTCTGCGGTTGCATCGCTCGCGCTAGCGAGCCGGCTTACCAATGCATGGTTCTTGTCCGCGAACGAGGTTGTTCTGAGTCACCCGCGACACGTCGGGGGATCAGATGCCCGGGACACTCCACCCAGCCCGTTGGTGGCCGATATCGCGATTGGCGAGCTTGTGTTACCTGATTATCCCGATTACGGCCGGCTTATTCACCACGCGCGGCGGCTGGAATGTATAGAAGACCACACCGCGCCAGCACTCGACCAGTCGCAAAGCGGAATTGGCGTGGCTGGAGGCATGGCGGTAATAAAAGATTACGCCACCTGCCCGTTCCGTGCATTGGCCTTGCATCGTTTCGGCGTTGAACGAATTCGTGCGCCTTGTGCAGGACTCAACGCGATGGAGCGCGGCACATTGGTCCATCACATACTCGCCCAGGTATGGGGGCAACTCAAGACTAAAAGCGGTCTCGATTCCATCAGTGAGAAAGATCTTGAATCGATACTCATGCATGCCGCGACAGAGGCGGTGGCCCGTATCCAACGGCAGCGCCCCGGGCTTTTGTCCGGCCGATTCGCAGAGATAGAGCAAAGGCGGCTTCTACGCTTGGCGCTGGGATGGCTGGAGGAGGATAAAAAGCGCAGTGGCTTCGCGGTAATAGCAATCGAGGAGAAGCGCCGGGTCCAAATCGGCGAGCTTTCGTTGACCACGCGCCTGGATCGAGTCGACGAACTCGATGATGGGCGGCGCATTATTATCGATTACAAAACGAACGCACCTTCCGTAGCCACGATGCTTGGCGAACGGCCAGAGGAACCGCAACTGCCGTTATATCTCGTCACGGCCGAACCCGAGGCCGTAGCCGTGGCGTTTGCACAGGTGAAGGCCGGCGATATGTGCTTCACGGCAGTTGCCCGCGATAGCGATCTGCTGCCGAGGGGAAAGGCTTTGGGCGAGTCCCGCTACCGCGAACGGTACAGCTCATGGGAAGACCTTGTTGCTGCCTGGCGTACCAATCTTGATCGTATCGCGGCGGGTTTCGTCAGCGGGCGCGCGGAAATCGAGCCTCGAAAATATCCCGATACCTGTCGCAATTGTGATGCAAGACCCGTATGCCGGGTCTACGAGCGTATGGAGAGCGGTATTGCCGACGAGGGGGACAAAAAGTGA
- the fdxA gene encoding ferredoxin FdxA: protein MTYVVTESCIKCKYTDCVDVCPVDCFREGPNFLVIDPDECIDCTLCVAECPVEAIFSEDDVPADQQHFTALNAELSKAWKPIIEKKDALPEADDWAKVSGKLEQLER from the coding sequence ATGACTTACGTAGTAACTGAAAGTTGTATCAAATGCAAATACACTGATTGTGTGGATGTGTGCCCGGTGGATTGTTTCCGCGAAGGGCCCAATTTTCTGGTGATTGATCCTGATGAATGCATAGATTGCACCCTGTGCGTGGCTGAGTGTCCAGTGGAGGCTATTTTCTCCGAAGATGATGTGCCGGCAGACCAGCAGCATTTTACCGCTCTGAACGCGGAGCTATCGAAAGCGTGGAAGCCCATTATCGAGAAAAAGGACGCTCTGCCCGAAGCTGATGATTGGGCTAAAGTATCAGGCAAGCTCGAACAGCTGGAGCGCTGA
- a CDS encoding alpha-amylase/4-alpha-glucanotransferase domain-containing protein: MTQPVSLLFGVHAHQPVGNFPEVLADAHQRCYKPFLEVLYRYPQFRFALHISGWLLDYLIDHYPEDIALLREMVIRDQVELFGAGDTEPVLAAIPNRDRIGQIEMFSDKLETKLGKRPVGAWLTERVWEATVVPALADCGIRYVIVDDYHFLCAGKTAAELNGYFTTEEDGRVLDLFPISEALRYRLPFSPAHEVVAYIESQAHANVGGRGIAAIYFDDIEKFGIWPETYHWVYEKGWLDNFIQGILASSVIRTQHYRDYHIAEKTRGIVYLPTTSYIEMNEWTLPAEPANIYASLVRQAKTAGWYEGQKAFLRGGIWKNFFSRYPESNWMHKRMLSLSSRLALLREPTHDEIMKRKLYEAQANDAYWHGLFGGLYLPHLRRAVFRALIELEAMLDACEMRAARFVEDTDLDGIEELYLQNGRIQAVLKLDGTGSICELDSYALKHNFGDTLRRQVEHYYEHLHRSGSGFQHNGAGIASAHERVSFKHKIDAADLEADDHMRSLFVDRLNGGFITYQHPAGPAEGPGWSVGLLSESVLKNIELAGNGVYVSYRFLPRASGVFSTEINIAMPSCDGWGGRYIHDGAILCGFGQLLELSAMTDLTLDDNVLGGSVKLKISSPVALIAQPCYSVSQSEGGFEKIMQAVTLTLEWALRMDEVVVSLEISGGQGITIAA; this comes from the coding sequence ATGACCCAACCCGTTTCTCTGCTTTTCGGCGTTCACGCTCATCAGCCGGTCGGCAATTTTCCCGAAGTGCTTGCAGATGCACACCAGCGTTGTTATAAGCCGTTTCTCGAAGTACTTTACCGCTACCCGCAATTCCGTTTTGCGTTGCACATTTCCGGCTGGCTTCTGGATTATCTGATCGACCACTATCCTGAAGACATCGCGCTGCTGCGCGAGATGGTAATACGGGACCAAGTCGAGTTATTCGGCGCGGGTGATACAGAGCCGGTCCTTGCTGCGATTCCAAATCGCGATCGCATTGGCCAAATCGAGATGTTTTCGGACAAACTGGAAACGAAGCTGGGCAAGCGACCGGTTGGCGCGTGGTTAACCGAGCGCGTGTGGGAAGCAACGGTGGTTCCGGCGTTGGCAGATTGCGGAATCCGCTACGTGATCGTGGACGATTATCATTTTCTCTGCGCGGGCAAAACCGCGGCCGAGCTGAATGGCTATTTCACCACAGAGGAGGACGGGCGCGTACTCGATCTGTTTCCTATTTCGGAAGCTTTGCGTTACAGGTTGCCATTTTCTCCGGCGCACGAAGTGGTGGCCTACATCGAGTCCCAGGCTCACGCGAATGTGGGTGGGCGGGGTATAGCCGCTATTTATTTTGATGATATTGAGAAATTTGGCATCTGGCCGGAGACCTATCACTGGGTGTACGAAAAAGGCTGGCTGGATAATTTTATTCAGGGAATCCTCGCCTCTTCCGTGATCCGGACTCAGCACTATAGGGATTATCATATCGCCGAAAAAACAAGAGGCATTGTGTATCTGCCGACCACATCCTATATCGAAATGAACGAGTGGACGCTTCCTGCCGAGCCCGCCAATATATATGCCAGCCTGGTGCGTCAGGCCAAGACGGCCGGATGGTATGAAGGCCAGAAGGCATTTCTTCGCGGCGGCATCTGGAAAAATTTCTTTTCCCGTTATCCTGAATCCAATTGGATGCATAAACGCATGCTGAGCCTTTCATCACGCCTTGCCCTGCTGCGGGAGCCAACGCATGACGAAATCATGAAGCGCAAGCTCTATGAGGCACAGGCAAATGATGCGTATTGGCACGGGTTGTTTGGCGGACTGTATCTACCCCATCTGCGACGCGCGGTATTCAGGGCGCTGATTGAATTGGAGGCCATGCTCGACGCGTGCGAGATGCGCGCTGCACGATTCGTGGAAGATACCGATCTGGACGGCATCGAGGAGTTGTATCTCCAGAACGGCCGTATCCAGGCGGTGCTGAAACTGGACGGTACCGGCAGTATCTGCGAACTGGATTCCTACGCGCTCAAGCATAATTTTGGCGATACGTTGAGGCGGCAGGTCGAGCATTATTATGAGCACCTTCATAGAAGCGGAAGCGGCTTCCAACATAATGGGGCAGGCATTGCGTCGGCACACGAGAGAGTAAGTTTCAAGCATAAAATTGATGCCGCAGACCTGGAAGCTGACGATCATATGCGAAGTTTATTCGTTGACCGGCTGAACGGCGGATTTATAACTTACCAGCATCCTGCAGGTCCTGCTGAAGGCCCAGGTTGGAGCGTCGGACTATTATCGGAGTCCGTGCTGAAAAACATCGAGCTTGCCGGTAACGGGGTATACGTATCGTATCGTTTTCTCCCCCGGGCCAGTGGTGTATTCAGCACCGAAATCAATATAGCGATGCCCAGTTGCGACGGATGGGGCGGACGCTATATCCACGATGGCGCGATTCTTTGCGGTTTTGGACAACTGCTTGAACTCTCGGCCATGACCGACCTGACCCTGGATGATAATGTGCTCGGGGGCAGCGTAAAGCTGAAGATTTCATCCCCAGTGGCGTTAATCGCACAACCATGCTATTCGGTGTCACAGTCTGAAGGCGGGTTTGAAAAAATCATGCAGGCGGTTACTCTCACGCTGGAGTGGGCGTTGAGGATGGATGAAGTGGTGGTTTCGCTCGAAATCAGCGGGGGGCAGGGCATCACAATCGCTGCCTGA